Proteins from one Embleya scabrispora genomic window:
- a CDS encoding glycosyltransferase, translating to MTGPLRVGLIASARHPIREPFAGGLEAQTWTLARALVARGHRVTLFAGPGSDPELNTLTLPVHEMRLSEQARADVSMPHRDSLREHHAYLRLMLTLGRENRFDVVHNNSLHYLPVAMAPAVEVPVLTTLHTPPTPWLESAIQTCEPCPVTFTAVSEHTARAWRHVVPHARVVRNGVDTALWRAGPGGGVAVWTGRLVPEKGPHLAIAAARAAGCGLRLAGPVADHTYFTERIEPLLRGDIEYVGHLPCAELVALVGESSVALVTPCWDEPYGLVVAEALACGTPVCAFDRGGVGEIVTPDCGRLVPSGRIDALAEAIAEAKALDRSAARARAEAFCSVETMVADYVELYRELAR from the coding sequence GTGACCGGGCCCCTGCGCGTGGGCTTGATCGCGTCCGCCCGGCATCCGATCCGCGAACCGTTCGCCGGCGGCCTGGAGGCACAGACCTGGACCCTGGCCCGCGCGCTCGTCGCCCGCGGACACCGGGTCACCCTGTTCGCCGGGCCGGGCTCCGACCCCGAACTGAATACGCTGACCCTTCCCGTGCACGAGATGCGGCTGAGCGAACAGGCCCGAGCCGACGTGAGCATGCCGCACCGGGATTCGCTCCGGGAACACCACGCCTACCTCCGCCTCATGTTGACGCTGGGCAGGGAGAACCGATTCGACGTCGTACACAACAACAGCCTGCACTACCTGCCCGTCGCGATGGCCCCGGCCGTCGAGGTCCCCGTGCTGACCACCCTGCACACCCCGCCCACGCCCTGGCTGGAGTCGGCGATCCAGACCTGCGAACCGTGCCCGGTGACCTTCACCGCCGTGAGCGAGCACACCGCGCGCGCCTGGCGGCACGTGGTTCCGCATGCCAGGGTCGTCCGCAACGGCGTCGACACCGCGCTGTGGCGGGCGGGCCCGGGCGGGGGAGTGGCGGTGTGGACCGGGCGGCTGGTGCCGGAGAAGGGTCCGCACCTGGCGATCGCCGCAGCCCGTGCGGCGGGTTGCGGACTGCGCCTGGCCGGTCCGGTGGCCGACCACACGTACTTCACGGAGCGGATCGAGCCGCTGCTGCGTGGTGACATCGAGTACGTCGGGCACCTGCCCTGCGCCGAACTGGTCGCCCTGGTCGGCGAGTCGTCGGTCGCGTTGGTCACGCCCTGCTGGGACGAGCCCTACGGGCTGGTCGTGGCCGAGGCGCTGGCCTGCGGCACACCGGTGTGCGCGTTCGATCGTGGCGGCGTCGGGGAAATCGTCACACCCGACTGCGGGCGTCTGGTGCCGTCGGGGCGGATCGACGCGTTGGCGGAGGCCATCGCAGAGGCGAAGGCGCTCGACCGCTCGGCGGCACGGGCGCGGGCCGAGGCGTTCTGCTCGGTGGAGACGATGGTCGCCGACTACGTGGAGCTGTACCGGGAGTTGGCGCGGTGA
- a CDS encoding glycosyltransferase, protein MIGYYVHHHGRGHLHRAVCVARCARTPITGLSSLPRPDGWAGDWVRLPIDTGPPGRPVADPTAGGRLHWAPLGHEGLRGRMAITARWIARAAPELFVSDVSVEMACLARLMGVRIAVMAMRGNRLDAPHDLAYTMADALIAPWPAALPEPDWPEAWRSKTAHVGAFSRYDGRPVPARGERANDPRPRPRVAVLLGAGGSDVSGEELREARAATPEWEWQVLGHPDAPWCEDPWPVLCGADVLVTHGGQNAIAECAAARRPTICIPQDRPFGEQRATGRALAAGGLAVVRPHWPSAAEWPRLLESTRRRDGSRWAMWAPGDGATRAAAVLDAPAASPVPGGHACASP, encoded by the coding sequence GTGATCGGCTACTACGTGCACCACCACGGGCGCGGTCACCTGCATCGGGCGGTGTGTGTGGCGCGGTGCGCCCGTACGCCGATCACGGGCCTGTCCTCGCTGCCGCGGCCGGACGGCTGGGCCGGGGACTGGGTGCGGCTGCCGATCGACACGGGCCCGCCGGGCAGGCCCGTCGCGGATCCCACGGCCGGTGGCCGACTGCATTGGGCGCCTTTGGGACACGAGGGATTGCGCGGGCGCATGGCGATCACCGCGCGATGGATCGCGCGGGCGGCGCCGGAGCTGTTCGTGAGCGATGTGTCGGTGGAAATGGCGTGCCTGGCCCGTTTGATGGGGGTGCGGATCGCGGTGATGGCCATGCGAGGGAATCGCCTCGACGCCCCGCACGACCTGGCCTACACGATGGCGGATGCCCTGATCGCACCGTGGCCGGCGGCCCTGCCCGAGCCGGACTGGCCCGAAGCGTGGAGGAGCAAGACCGCACACGTGGGTGCGTTCTCCCGATACGACGGACGGCCCGTGCCCGCGCGCGGCGAACGCGCGAACGATCCCCGCCCGCGGCCCAGGGTGGCCGTACTGCTCGGCGCCGGCGGCAGCGACGTGAGCGGCGAGGAGCTGCGCGAGGCCCGCGCGGCGACACCCGAGTGGGAGTGGCAGGTGCTGGGCCATCCGGACGCGCCTTGGTGCGAGGACCCGTGGCCCGTGTTGTGCGGCGCGGATGTGCTGGTCACCCACGGCGGCCAGAACGCGATCGCCGAATGCGCGGCGGCGCGGCGGCCCACGATCTGCATTCCCCAGGACCGCCCGTTCGGCGAACAGCGGGCCACCGGCCGGGCCCTGGCCGCGGGCGGCCTCGCGGTGGTCCGGCCGCACTGGCCGAGCGCCGCCGAATGGCCCCGACTCCTGGAGAGCACACGACGGCGCGACGGCTCGCGCTGGGCCATGTGGGCGCCCGGCGACGGCGCGACCCGCGCCGCGGCCGTCCTGGACGCGCCGGCCGCGTCCCCGGTCCCCGGTGGTCACGCATGCGCGTCGCCGTGA
- a CDS encoding glycosyltransferase family 2 protein gives MRVAVITLVAGRDRHLRLQQRGLAAGSRVPDHYVVVTMDDPAADRPILPPPPAADVVAVPVEGTALPLARARNVGARRALAGGADVLIFLDVDCVPGPRTVDRYARTAVDGMVLSGAVTYLPPPPPAGYVLADLASSAEPHPARPDPADDQVLGGGDPNLFWSLSFALTPATWTRVGGFCEEYEGYGGEDTDFGYACARAGVELGWLGGAPVYHQWHPVSRPPVEHIDDILRNGALFRRRWGMWPMRGWLAEFAAMGLVHHDEATDTWRRHTGRGTSTRGARYRFDGPG, from the coding sequence ATGCGCGTCGCCGTGATCACCCTGGTGGCGGGCAGGGACCGTCACCTCCGTCTTCAGCAACGGGGCCTGGCGGCCGGCAGTCGGGTGCCGGACCACTACGTCGTGGTGACCATGGACGATCCGGCGGCGGACCGGCCGATCCTCCCGCCCCCGCCGGCCGCCGATGTGGTGGCGGTGCCGGTGGAGGGAACCGCGCTGCCGCTGGCCCGCGCGCGAAACGTCGGCGCCCGCCGGGCACTGGCCGGCGGCGCGGACGTACTGATCTTCCTGGACGTGGACTGCGTCCCCGGCCCGCGAACCGTGGACCGGTATGCGCGGACCGCCGTCGACGGCATGGTCCTCAGCGGCGCCGTGACCTACCTGCCGCCACCTCCGCCCGCGGGTTACGTGCTCGCGGACCTCGCCTCCTCTGCCGAGCCGCATCCCGCCCGCCCCGACCCGGCCGACGACCAGGTGCTCGGCGGCGGCGACCCGAACCTGTTCTGGTCGTTGTCCTTCGCGCTCACGCCCGCCACGTGGACGCGGGTGGGCGGGTTCTGCGAGGAGTACGAGGGCTACGGCGGCGAGGACACCGACTTCGGCTACGCGTGCGCGCGTGCCGGCGTCGAGTTGGGCTGGCTGGGCGGAGCGCCGGTGTACCACCAGTGGCACCCCGTGAGCCGGCCGCCGGTCGAACACATCGACGACATCCTCCGCAACGGAGCGCTCTTCCGGCGCCGGTGGGGCATGTGGCCGATGCGGGGCTGGCTGGCGGAATTCGCCGCGATGGGCCTGGTGCACCACGACGAGGCGACGGACACGTGGCGACGCCACACCGGGCGCGGGACGTCGACCCGGGGTGCGAGGTATCGGTTCGATGGGCCGGGGTAG
- a CDS encoding DUF6479 family protein: MTTLAQYTSASPGTVAAIAIPAALLIAVLLIIPVVSGVRRRRRPPPAPPQGLPTESTPHPRDPGRESADVPRDGRRRGPHEMPGYGNLGSRPSDPENPDRDRNS; the protein is encoded by the coding sequence ATGACCACTTTGGCGCAGTACACCTCGGCTTCTCCCGGGACCGTGGCCGCGATCGCGATTCCGGCGGCTTTGCTGATCGCCGTGTTGCTGATCATTCCCGTGGTGAGTGGTGTGCGTCGAAGGCGCCGCCCGCCGCCGGCTCCCCCGCAGGGGCTGCCCACGGAGTCGACTCCGCATCCGCGCGACCCGGGCCGGGAGTCCGCGGACGTGCCTCGAGACGGCCGTCGGCGCGGACCGCACGAGATGCCGGGGTACGGCAACCTCGGCTCCCGGCCCTCGGATCCCGAAAACCCCGATCGCGACCGGAATTCCTGA
- a CDS encoding SRPBCC family protein, translated as MSEIEESVEVDVPVTVAYNQWTQFEDFHHFMDGVERIEQRTPTLTHWITNVHGVKREFDAAITEQIPDERVAWTTVEGEVHQAGVVTFHRLDDTRTKVMLQLDHDPHGIADTVGDKLGFVRRQAKGDLQRFKKFIESRGTATGAWRGEV; from the coding sequence ATGTCCGAGATCGAAGAATCCGTCGAGGTCGACGTGCCCGTCACCGTCGCCTACAACCAGTGGACGCAGTTCGAGGACTTCCACCACTTCATGGACGGCGTCGAGCGGATCGAACAGCGCACGCCCACCCTGACCCACTGGATCACCAACGTGCACGGCGTCAAGCGCGAGTTCGACGCCGCCATCACCGAGCAGATCCCCGACGAGCGAGTCGCCTGGACCACCGTCGAGGGTGAGGTTCACCAGGCGGGCGTGGTCACCTTCCACCGCCTGGACGACACCCGCACCAAGGTCATGCTGCAACTCGACCACGATCCGCACGGCATCGCCGACACCGTCGGCGACAAACTCGGCTTCGTTCGCCGCCAGGCCAAGGGCGACCTGCAACGCTTCAAGAAGTTCATCGAATCCCGGGGCACCGCCACCGGCGCCTGGCGCGGCGAAGTCTGA
- a CDS encoding ferritin-like domain-containing protein, translated as MSDDFVLDVTRIRDQARQKMSEGAITPTYGLDTSRVIEVLNDVVATEVVCWLRYTRHAISAAGIDRAQVAAEFTEHAAEEMQHALRAAERISQLGGDPDFDPTTLHRRSHTEYSTAADTDLKAMLEQNLLAERIVISSYQEIARWLGDRDPTTRRLIESILEEEEEHADDLTDLLST; from the coding sequence ATGAGCGACGACTTCGTGCTGGACGTGACCCGGATCCGTGATCAGGCCCGGCAGAAGATGAGCGAAGGCGCGATCACCCCGACATACGGGCTGGACACGAGTCGGGTGATCGAAGTGCTCAACGACGTGGTGGCCACCGAGGTCGTGTGCTGGCTGCGCTACACCCGGCACGCCATCTCGGCGGCGGGCATCGATCGCGCCCAGGTGGCGGCCGAGTTCACCGAACACGCCGCCGAGGAGATGCAACACGCGCTCCGCGCGGCGGAGCGCATCTCCCAACTCGGCGGCGATCCCGATTTCGATCCCACGACGTTGCACCGGCGTTCGCACACCGAGTACTCCACCGCCGCGGACACCGATCTGAAGGCGATGCTCGAACAGAACCTGCTCGCCGAACGCATCGTCATCTCCAGCTACCAGGAGATCGCCCGCTGGCTCGGCGACCGCGACCCCACCACCCGGCGTCTGATCGAGTCCATCCTGGAGGAAGAGGAGGAGCACGCCGACGATCTGACGGACCTGCTCAGCACTTGA
- a CDS encoding DNA topoisomerase IB, producing the protein MGDADRQAKTRLRRVDPAGPGLTRRRHGRGFGYLDQTGTTITDAAVLERIRALALPPAWTDVWICPRPDGHIQAVGSDAAGRRQYVYHASWRARRDVAKHDRAAELARHLPRARTKVEEDLARPGLGRERVLAACFHLVDLGFFRSGSEQYARANGSCGLTTLRREHLRVRQGQLRFAFPAKSGRTRIRVLVDDRVKPVVVALRRSATGEDPLFRYRRDDGRLVAVHAADLNAYIRERTGGDFTTKDFRTWHATVLAAVGLAVSVEAADSPTGRTRARARVVREVADHLGNTPAVARASYIDPRVFDCYERGITVARALTRMGAGMDFGDLATRGPMERAVLRMLDRERRPPSGRDPAPPRPQGDD; encoded by the coding sequence ATGGGCGATGCCGACCGGCAGGCGAAGACGCGGCTGCGGCGAGTGGATCCGGCGGGGCCCGGCCTGACCCGGCGCCGCCACGGACGCGGCTTCGGCTATCTGGACCAGACCGGCACCACGATCACCGACGCCGCCGTACTGGAACGGATCCGCGCCTTGGCCCTGCCGCCCGCGTGGACCGACGTCTGGATCTGCCCGCGTCCCGACGGCCACATCCAGGCGGTGGGTTCCGATGCCGCCGGCCGACGGCAATACGTCTACCACGCGTCGTGGCGCGCCCGACGCGACGTGGCCAAGCACGATCGAGCCGCGGAACTGGCCCGCCACCTGCCCCGGGCCCGTACGAAGGTCGAGGAGGACCTGGCCCGGCCGGGCCTGGGCCGCGAACGAGTCCTCGCCGCCTGCTTCCATCTGGTCGACCTCGGCTTCTTCCGTTCCGGCAGCGAACAGTACGCACGGGCCAACGGCTCGTGTGGGCTCACCACCCTGCGGCGCGAACATCTCCGGGTCCGGCAGGGACAGCTGCGGTTCGCGTTTCCCGCCAAGAGCGGGCGCACGAGAATTCGGGTCCTGGTGGACGACCGGGTCAAACCCGTGGTGGTCGCGCTGCGTCGCAGTGCCACCGGCGAGGATCCGCTGTTTCGCTACCGTCGCGACGACGGCCGACTCGTCGCCGTCCACGCGGCCGACCTCAACGCCTACATCCGCGAGCGCACCGGAGGCGATTTCACGACGAAGGACTTCCGTACCTGGCATGCCACGGTGCTCGCGGCGGTGGGGTTGGCGGTCTCCGTCGAAGCGGCGGATTCGCCCACCGGACGCACACGCGCCCGAGCCAGGGTGGTGCGCGAAGTCGCCGACCACCTGGGCAACACGCCCGCCGTGGCCCGCGCTTCATACATCGATCCGCGAGTGTTCGACTGCTACGAACGCGGAATCACCGTCGCCCGCGCCCTCACTCGCATGGGAGCCGGTATGGACTTCGGCGACCTGGCCACCCGCGGCCCCATGGAACGCGCGGTCCTGCGCATGCTCGACCGCGAACGCCGCCCCCCGAGCGGACGAGACCCGGCACCACCACGCCCCCAGGGCGACGACTGA
- a CDS encoding ECF transporter S component gives MTTVIDARKRANAIRITPRTAIVLTIASLAGLAMFLWPLFASPAPESAAHSGDAPLIFAVTLPFVVAVVLAELTSGGLDSKALAMLGVLSAINAALRPLGAGTAGIETVFFMLVLAGRVFGPGFGFVLGCTSLFASALLTAGVGPWLPFQMLASAWVGLGAGLLPRRVRGRREIVMLACYGVFAAYAFGFLMNMWFWPFLADSESMVGPAFVPGDGIVDNLRRFFVFTMLTSTFGWDTGRAITNCVAIVLVGPAVLAALRRASRKAGFETPVVFESAPADADHARVGTAAAAGQAKLAP, from the coding sequence CATCGCCTCCCTCGCGGGCCTGGCCATGTTCCTGTGGCCGCTGTTCGCCTCCCCGGCGCCGGAGTCGGCGGCACATTCGGGGGACGCGCCGCTGATCTTCGCGGTCACCCTGCCGTTCGTGGTCGCCGTGGTTCTCGCCGAACTCACCAGTGGTGGGCTCGACTCCAAGGCGCTGGCCATGCTCGGCGTGCTCTCCGCGATCAACGCGGCGCTGCGCCCGCTCGGCGCCGGCACCGCCGGGATCGAGACGGTGTTCTTCATGCTCGTCCTGGCCGGACGCGTGTTCGGCCCCGGTTTCGGGTTCGTGCTCGGCTGTACCTCGTTGTTCGCGTCCGCCCTGCTGACCGCGGGCGTCGGACCGTGGCTGCCGTTCCAGATGCTCGCCTCGGCCTGGGTCGGACTCGGCGCGGGCCTGTTGCCCCGGCGCGTCCGCGGCCGGCGCGAGATCGTCATGCTCGCCTGCTACGGCGTGTTCGCCGCCTACGCGTTCGGGTTCCTCATGAACATGTGGTTCTGGCCGTTCCTCGCCGACTCCGAATCCATGGTCGGCCCGGCGTTCGTACCCGGCGACGGCATCGTCGACAACCTGCGCCGGTTCTTCGTGTTCACCATGCTGACGTCGACCTTCGGCTGGGACACCGGCCGCGCCATCACCAACTGTGTCGCGATCGTCCTCGTCGGGCCGGCCGTGCTGGCCGCGCTGCGCCGCGCGTCCCGCAAGGCCGGGTTCGAGACCCCGGTCGTGTTCGAGTCCGCCCCGGCCGACGCCGACCACGCGCGAGTCGGGACCGCGGCCGCCGCCGGGCAGGCCAAGCTCGCTCCCTAG